One Littorina saxatilis isolate snail1 linkage group LG10, US_GU_Lsax_2.0, whole genome shotgun sequence DNA window includes the following coding sequences:
- the LOC138977995 gene encoding streptococcal hemagglutinin-like translates to MALYTLVCLKLLFFLCFAGCVSGITCHVLFDGGWGCWRLPIADMATRDSLNFQVNGTGYVGIGLATYADATSPARMVWIGESFNTQFAIMDFDVCGDRNYNFYIKDSSAWNEPLDSSEYRFFRMAWNNNWVMVGNDQHIILTHQYPQPMSVQHIFLSGLNFQKYDILVDAPLEDGFCPSEQSTQTATTVTATSTTTQSAAGSTAESAAGSTAESTAGSTAESAAGSSAESASDSTTESASDSTTESASESTAEAASDSTAQSASDSTAESASESTAQSASDSTAESASDSTAESASDSTAESASDSTAQSASDSTAQSASDSTAQSASDSTAQSASDSTAQSASESTAQSASDSTAQSASASTVKSASGNTAESASDATVQPTVKTTSELVTVTESYSTIESTAMTTSVPKTVTSSDFTAKSTVVTTFEPTVLRTSETTSLTSSDSVTQPASVTAGQSADTSTTEKTIDRFSTTKAEATTSKSQLLFSREQKCCKCVVKSRFNDSLLSEEQQQRLSEAIVRQLTISTKNLSATVRKKTSAPDDRTSSMAMGYVGVLVCVILIVILGALDLLTVVQFFSKTRASRPQKVKPEQ, encoded by the exons ATGGCACTGTATACACTCGTCTGCTTAAAGTTGCTCTTTTTCCTCTGTTTTGCTGGTTGTGTATCAG GTATCACGTGCCATGTGTTGTTCGACGGAGGTTGGGGGTGCTGGCGCCTCCCCATCGCGGACATGGCGACCAGGGACAGTCTGAACTTCCAGGTCAACGGCACGGGATATGTTGGCATCGGTCTCGCTACTTACGCCGACGCCACCAGCCCAGCACGCATG GTCTGGATTGGAGAGAGTTTCAACACACAATTCGCCATCATGGATTTTGATGTCTGTGGAGATCGTAATTACAACTTCTACATCAAAGACTCTAGCGCCTGGAACGAACCCTTGGATTCTTCCGAGTATCGTTTTTTCAGGATGGCCTGGAATAACAATTGGGTCATGGTTGGAAACGATCAACACATCATTCTTACGCATCAATACCCACAGCCCATGTCCGTGCAGCATATTTTTCTCTCGGGATTGAACTTTCAAAAATATGATATTTTAGTGG ATGCACCTCTTGAGGACGGATTTTGCCCATCAGAACAAAGCACACAAACCGCCACGACAGTAACGGCTACTTCAACCACGACTCAATCAGCAGCTGGTTCTACGGCTGAATCAGCAGCTGGTTCTACGGCTGAATCAACAGCTGGTTCTACGGCTGAATCAGCAGCTGGTTCTTCGGCTGAATCAGCGTCTGATTCGACGACTGAATCAGCGTCTGATTCGACGACTGAATCAGCATCTGAATCTACGGCTGAAGCAGCGTCTGATTCTACGGCTCAATCAGCATCTGACTCTACGGCTGAATCAGCATCTGAATCTACGGCTCAATCAGCGTCTGATTCTACGGCTGAATCAGCATCTGACTCTACGGCTGAATCAGCGTCTGATTCTACGGCTGAATCAGCGTCTGATTCCACGGCTCAATCAGCATCTGACTCTACGGCTCAATCAGCGTCTGATTCTACGGCTCAATCAGCGTCTGATTCTACGGCTCAATCAGCGTCTGATTCTACGGCTCAATCAGCATCTGAATCTACGGCTCAATCAGCGTCTGATTCTACGGCTCAATCAGCATCTGCATCTACGGTAAAATCAGCATCTGGAAATACCGCTGAATCAGCGTCTGATGCTACTGTTCAACCAACAGTCAAGACCACGTCTGAATTAGTGACCGTGACCGAATCTTACTCTACTATTGAATCAACTGCTATGACCACATCTGTACCGAAGACTGTGACTTCGTCTGACTTTACTGCTAAATCAACAGTTGTCACTACATTTGAACCGACGGTTCTGCGAACTTCGGAAACAACGTCTCTGACCTCCTCCGATTCCGTTACCCAGCCAGCGTCTGTGACTGCAGGTCAATCTGCTGATACATCTACGACCGAGAAAACAATTGATAGATTTTCGACAACAAAGGCTGAGGCTACAACTTCAAAATCTCAGCTGCTCTTCTCGCGTGAACAAAAATGCTGTAAATGTGTCGTGAAATCACGCTTCAACGACAGTCTGCTCTCCGAAGAACAGCAGCAGCGATTGTCGGAAGCCATTGTTAGACAGTTGACGATCTCCACCAAAAACCTCTCGGCTACAGTCCGCAAGAAGACAAGCGCTCCAGACGATAGAACGTCTTCCATGGCGATGGGTTATGTTGGTGTTCTGGTCTGTGTGATTCTTATCGTCATTCTCGGGGCCTTGGATCTGCTCACTGTGGTTCAGTTCTTCAGCAAGACACGCGCAAGCCGTCCTCAAAAAGTGAAGCCTGAACAATAa